One Rhodococcus sp. P1Y DNA window includes the following coding sequences:
- a CDS encoding 3' terminal RNA ribose 2'-O-methyltransferase Hen1 translates to MTLTADATTDFTDSTELGYLLHKHPDKVQNFGLSVGSATVFYPEAMRESTCVALILDVDALELGRSLPKYSPGEFALGRYLNDRPYAGASLLAVAISRVFKQAMAGVCTARPDLPDRELPLRITLPSVPCRGGSGLAAELFGPLGWDAQTTPIPLDPEVAEWGDSVYVDLTLTGTATVAAALRHLYVLLPVLDDVKHYWVGEDEADKLVRAAGDWLGDHPRIELITERYLKHRRELVESVVDRLVPDATPSVQAPRDPSLGELRARAVLAELKVVGAKTVVDFGCGEGRLLRELFADNTFERIIGVDVSSRALDSAQRRLRLDDLGDRQRARIELIHSSATYRDNRLRGFDAMVLMEVIEHVDADRLPALVRSVFQESRASTVVVTTPNSEYNELYDGLAADEFRHPDHRFEFTRAQFQDWAAEIDGYDVRFEGVGPMDDTRGTPTQLAVFTRREDTV, encoded by the coding sequence ATGACTCTCACGGCCGATGCGACAACCGATTTCACGGACTCGACCGAACTCGGATATTTGTTGCACAAGCACCCCGACAAGGTGCAGAACTTCGGGCTGTCCGTGGGTTCGGCGACGGTGTTCTACCCGGAGGCAATGAGGGAATCCACCTGTGTCGCGCTGATTCTCGACGTCGACGCACTCGAGCTCGGCCGGAGTCTGCCGAAGTACTCGCCTGGCGAGTTCGCCCTCGGCCGCTACCTCAACGACCGTCCGTATGCCGGTGCATCTCTCCTTGCCGTTGCGATCTCGCGGGTGTTCAAACAAGCGATGGCCGGGGTGTGCACGGCACGTCCCGATCTGCCGGACCGAGAACTCCCACTGCGGATCACCTTGCCTTCGGTGCCGTGCCGAGGGGGCAGTGGCCTTGCCGCTGAACTGTTCGGTCCTCTGGGATGGGATGCGCAGACCACGCCGATCCCGCTCGACCCTGAGGTTGCGGAGTGGGGAGACTCCGTCTACGTGGATCTGACGCTGACCGGCACCGCTACGGTCGCGGCCGCACTGAGGCACCTCTACGTTCTGCTGCCAGTGCTCGACGACGTCAAGCACTACTGGGTGGGTGAGGACGAAGCCGACAAACTCGTTCGTGCAGCGGGTGATTGGCTCGGTGACCACCCACGTATCGAACTGATCACCGAGCGGTATCTCAAGCACCGTCGTGAACTGGTCGAGTCGGTAGTCGACAGGCTCGTTCCCGATGCCACCCCGAGTGTCCAGGCTCCGCGGGATCCAAGCCTGGGTGAACTCCGGGCGAGAGCGGTGCTTGCCGAATTGAAGGTGGTCGGCGCGAAGACCGTGGTCGATTTCGGGTGCGGTGAGGGGAGGCTGTTGCGTGAACTGTTCGCGGACAATACTTTCGAGAGAATCATCGGCGTGGATGTGAGTTCACGTGCGCTCGATTCAGCACAGCGCAGGCTTCGACTCGATGACCTCGGCGACAGGCAGAGGGCACGTATCGAGCTGATCCACTCGTCGGCGACGTACCGAGACAACCGGCTTCGCGGCTTCGACGCGATGGTGTTGATGGAGGTCATCGAGCACGTCGACGCCGACAGGTTGCCCGCGCTGGTCCGCTCCGTGTTTCAGGAGTCACGGGCTTCGACCGTCGTGGTCACCACACCCAACAGTGAGTACAACGAGCTGTACGACGGCCTGGCCGCGGACGAGTTCCGGCACCCAGACCATCGTTTCGAATTCACCCGTGCACAGTTCCAGGACTGGGCCGCGGAGATAGACGGGTACGACGTCAGGTTCGAGGGCGTCGGCCCCATGGACGACACCCGAGGCACCCCAACTCAGCTGGCTGTTTTCACCCGAAGAGAGGACACGGTATGA
- the tuf gene encoding elongation factor Tu, which yields MAKAKFERTKPHVNIGTIGHVDHGKTTLTAAITKVLHDKYPDLNESFAFDQIDKAPEEKARGITINISHVEYQTEKRHYAHVDAPGHADYIKNMITGAAQMDGAILVVAATDGPMPQTREHVLLAKQVGVPYILVALNKADMVDDDEIIELVEMEVRELLAAQDFDEDAPVIKVSALKALEGDEKWAESVVELMQAVDDSIPDPVRETEKPFLMPVEDVFTITGRGTVVTGRIERGSVNVNEEVEIVGIRPGSTKTTVTGIEMFRKLLDSGQAGDNVGLLVRGIKREDVERGQVIIKPGTTTPHTEFEGNAYILSKDEGGRHTPFFNNYRPQFYFRTTDVTGVVTLPEGTEMVMPGDNTEMSVTLIQPVAMDEGLRFAIREGGRTVGAGRVTKIIK from the coding sequence GTGGCGAAGGCGAAGTTCGAGCGGACGAAGCCGCACGTCAACATCGGGACCATTGGTCACGTTGACCACGGCAAGACGACGCTGACGGCAGCAATCACCAAGGTTCTGCACGACAAGTACCCGGACCTCAACGAGAGCTTTGCGTTCGATCAGATCGACAAGGCTCCCGAAGAGAAGGCTCGTGGTATCACGATCAACATCTCGCACGTCGAGTACCAGACGGAGAAGCGTCACTACGCTCACGTCGATGCTCCCGGTCACGCCGACTACATCAAGAACATGATCACCGGCGCGGCTCAGATGGACGGCGCGATCCTGGTCGTTGCAGCTACCGATGGCCCCATGCCGCAGACGCGTGAGCACGTCCTGCTCGCCAAGCAGGTCGGCGTTCCTTACATCCTCGTTGCACTCAACAAGGCCGACATGGTCGACGACGACGAGATCATCGAGCTCGTCGAGATGGAGGTCCGCGAGCTTCTCGCTGCGCAGGACTTCGACGAGGACGCACCGGTCATCAAGGTGTCCGCACTCAAGGCGCTCGAGGGCGACGAGAAGTGGGCCGAGAGCGTTGTCGAGCTCATGCAGGCCGTCGACGATTCCATCCCGGACCCCGTCCGCGAGACGGAGAAGCCGTTCCTCATGCCCGTCGAGGACGTCTTCACCATCACCGGTCGTGGCACCGTCGTCACCGGACGTATCGAGCGTGGCTCGGTCAACGTCAACGAAGAGGTCGAGATCGTCGGCATCCGTCCCGGCTCGACCAAGACCACGGTCACCGGCATCGAGATGTTCCGCAAGCTGCTCGACTCGGGCCAGGCAGGCGACAACGTCGGTCTGCTCGTTCGTGGCATCAAGCGTGAAGATGTCGAGCGTGGACAGGTCATCATCAAGCCGGGCACCACGACTCCCCACACGGAGTTCGAGGGCAACGCTTACATCCTGTCCAAGGACGAAGGCGGCCGTCACACGCCGTTCTTCAACAACTACCGCCCGCAGTTCTACTTCCGTACCACGGACGTTACGGGCGTCGTTACCCTCCCAGAGGGCACCGAGATGGTCATGCCTGGTGACAACACCGAGATGTCCGTCACGCTGATCCAGCCGGTCGCCATGGACGAGGGCCTGCGTTTCGCTATCCGTGAAGGCGGTCGTACCGTCGGCGCCGGTCGCGTCACGAAGATCATCAAGTGA
- the fusA gene encoding elongation factor G, producing the protein MAQDVLTDLNKVRNIGIMAHIDAGKTTTTERILFYTGISYKIGEVHDGAATMDWMEQEQERGITITSAATTCFWNDNQINIIDTPGHVDFTVEVERSLRVLDGAVAVFDGKEGVEPQSEQVWRQADKYDVPRICFVNKMDKLGADFYYTVQTIIDRLGAKPLVIQLPIGAENEFEGVIDLVQMKALVWSGETKLGEKYEIQEIPENLKERADEYRTMLLETVAESDEALLEKHFGGEELTIDEIKGAIRKMTVNSELYPILCGSAFKNKGVQPMLDAVIDYLPSPLDVAETIGHAIGDEEKEITRKPSADEPFAALAFKIATHPFFGKLTYVRVYSGKVDSGAQVINSTKGKKERLGKLFQMHSNKENAIATASAGHIYAVIGLKDTTTGDTLCDPQNQIILESMSFPDPVIQVSIEPKTKSDQEKLGTAIQKLAEEDPTFSVKLDEDTGQTVIGGMGELHLDILVDRMRREFKVEANVGKPQVAYRETIRKTVDKHDYTHKKQTGGSGQFAKVIIKLEPFEGEDGATYEFENKVSGGRVPREYIPSVDAGAQDAMQYGVLAGYPLVNVKVTLLDGAYHDVDSSEMAFKVAGSQAFKEAARKAGPVILEPVMAVEVITPEDYMGEVIGDLNSRRGQIQAMEERSGARIVKALVPLSEMFGYIGDLRSKTQGRANYSMVFDSYAEVPANVAKEIIAKATGE; encoded by the coding sequence GTGGCACAGGACGTGCTGACCGACCTCAACAAGGTCCGCAACATCGGCATCATGGCCCACATCGATGCTGGTAAAACCACCACTACCGAGCGCATCCTCTTCTACACCGGTATCTCGTACAAGATCGGTGAGGTCCACGACGGCGCAGCCACGATGGACTGGATGGAGCAGGAGCAGGAGCGTGGCATCACGATCACCTCTGCTGCCACGACTTGCTTCTGGAACGACAACCAGATCAACATCATCGACACACCCGGCCACGTCGACTTCACCGTCGAGGTCGAGCGTTCGCTTCGCGTGCTCGATGGCGCCGTTGCCGTGTTCGACGGCAAAGAGGGTGTCGAGCCGCAGTCGGAGCAGGTGTGGCGGCAGGCCGACAAGTACGACGTTCCGCGTATCTGCTTCGTCAACAAGATGGACAAGCTGGGCGCTGACTTCTACTACACCGTGCAGACCATCATCGATCGTCTCGGTGCCAAGCCGCTGGTCATCCAGCTGCCGATCGGCGCAGAGAACGAGTTCGAGGGCGTTATCGACCTCGTGCAGATGAAGGCTCTCGTGTGGAGCGGCGAGACCAAGCTCGGTGAGAAGTACGAGATCCAGGAGATCCCGGAAAACCTCAAAGAGCGCGCAGACGAGTACCGCACCATGCTGCTCGAGACCGTGGCCGAGTCCGACGAAGCGCTTCTGGAGAAGCACTTCGGTGGCGAAGAGCTCACGATCGACGAGATCAAGGGCGCCATCCGCAAGATGACGGTCAACAGCGAGCTGTACCCGATCCTGTGTGGATCCGCGTTCAAGAACAAGGGCGTTCAGCCCATGCTCGACGCGGTCATCGACTACCTCCCGTCTCCCCTTGACGTTGCCGAGACCATCGGACACGCCATCGGTGACGAGGAGAAGGAGATCACTCGCAAGCCGTCCGCAGACGAGCCGTTCGCGGCTCTCGCGTTCAAGATTGCGACGCACCCCTTCTTCGGCAAGCTGACCTACGTCCGCGTGTACTCGGGCAAGGTCGACTCCGGCGCTCAGGTCATCAACTCGACCAAGGGCAAGAAGGAGCGTCTGGGCAAGCTCTTCCAGATGCACTCCAACAAGGAGAACGCGATCGCGACCGCATCTGCCGGTCACATCTACGCGGTCATCGGACTCAAGGACACCACGACGGGTGACACGCTCTGCGATCCGCAGAACCAGATCATCCTCGAGTCCATGAGCTTCCCGGACCCGGTCATCCAGGTCTCGATCGAGCCCAAGACCAAGTCCGACCAGGAGAAGCTGGGAACAGCAATCCAGAAGCTCGCCGAAGAGGATCCCACCTTCTCGGTGAAGCTGGACGAGGACACCGGCCAGACCGTCATCGGCGGTATGGGCGAGCTGCACCTCGACATCCTCGTCGACCGTATGCGTCGCGAGTTCAAGGTCGAGGCCAACGTCGGCAAGCCGCAGGTCGCGTACCGCGAGACCATCCGCAAGACGGTCGACAAGCACGACTACACGCACAAGAAGCAGACCGGTGGCTCCGGCCAGTTCGCGAAGGTCATCATCAAGCTCGAGCCTTTCGAGGGCGAAGATGGTGCCACGTACGAATTCGAGAACAAGGTCAGCGGTGGTCGTGTGCCGAGGGAGTACATCCCTTCGGTGGACGCCGGAGCCCAGGACGCCATGCAATACGGTGTTCTCGCCGGATACCCGCTCGTCAACGTCAAGGTCACACTGCTCGACGGTGCGTACCACGACGTCGACTCGTCGGAAATGGCCTTCAAGGTCGCCGGCTCACAAGCGTTCAAGGAAGCCGCTCGTAAGGCCGGCCCCGTCATTCTCGAACCAGTCATGGCCGTCGAGGTCATCACGCCCGAGGATTACATGGGTGAGGTCATCGGCGACCTGAACTCCCGCCGTGGTCAGATTCAGGCCATGGAGGAACGCAGCGGTGCCCGTATCGTCAAGGCACTGGTTCCGCTGTCGGAGATGTTCGGCTACATCGGAGACCTTCGGTCGAAGACTCAGGGCCGCGCTAACTACTCCATGGTGTTCGATTCCTACGCCGAGGTTCCTGCGAACGTCGCGAAGGAAATCATCGCTAAGGCAACCGGAGAATAA
- the rpsG gene encoding 30S ribosomal protein S7: MPRKGPAPKRPLINDPVYGSPLVTQLVNKILMDGKKSTAERIVYQALEQAREKTGTDPVVTLKRALDNVKPALEVRSRRVGGATYQVPVEVRPGRSTTLALRWLVTFSRARREKTMVERLANELLDASNGLGAAVKRREDTHKMAEANKAFAHYRW, translated from the coding sequence ATGCCACGCAAGGGCCCAGCACCCAAGCGGCCGCTGATCAACGATCCGGTCTACGGATCCCCGTTGGTCACGCAGCTCGTCAACAAGATCCTCATGGACGGCAAGAAGTCGACCGCCGAGCGCATCGTGTACCAGGCTCTCGAGCAGGCACGCGAGAAGACCGGCACCGACCCCGTCGTCACGCTCAAGCGTGCACTCGACAACGTCAAGCCGGCCCTCGAGGTTCGCAGCCGTCGTGTCGGTGGCGCCACCTACCAGGTGCCCGTCGAGGTTCGTCCGGGCCGCTCCACCACGCTGGCACTGCGCTGGCTGGTCACGTTCTCGCGCGCTCGTCGTGAGAAGACCATGGTCGAGCGTCTGGCCAACGAGTTGCTCGACGCAAGCAACGGCCTCGGTGCCGCTGTGAAGCGTCGTGAGGACACCCACAAGATGGCAGAAGCCAACAAGGCGTTCGCGCACTACCGCTGGTGA
- the rpsL gene encoding 30S ribosomal protein S12 produces MPTINQLVRKGRTDKVAKLKTAALKGSPQRRGVCTRVYTTTPKKPNSALRKVARVRLTSSVEVTAYIPGEGHNLQEHSMVLVRGGRVKDLPGVRYKIIRGSLDTQGVKNRKQARSRYGAKKEKS; encoded by the coding sequence ATGCCAACTATCAACCAGCTGGTCCGCAAGGGTCGCACCGACAAGGTTGCGAAACTGAAGACCGCTGCCCTCAAGGGCAGTCCCCAGCGCCGTGGTGTGTGCACTCGCGTGTACACCACCACTCCGAAGAAGCCCAACTCTGCTCTCCGTAAGGTCGCGCGTGTGCGCTTGACCAGCTCGGTAGAGGTCACCGCATACATCCCCGGTGAAGGCCACAACCTGCAGGAGCACTCCATGGTGCTCGTTCGCGGTGGTCGTGTGAAGGACCTCCCGGGTGTGCGTTACAAGATCATCCGCGGCTCGCTCGATACTCAGGGCGTCAAGAACCGCAAGCAGGCTCGCAGCCGCTACGGCGCCAAGAAGGAGAAGAGCTGA
- a CDS encoding DUF3558 domain-containing protein: MRRTAVAVGVLLLAGCSTTVPGTPKAESFDGSADSEFTNLLTECDAVADDRIADTVGGDAIERGFFGAICRWDVAGPNGIVKVTFNWFENGSLDAERDASQQMMYTTSDITVQGRKAIRQQPPDDPASCGVTAGSPDSGVVGWWVQYLPGSGHPDPCEAATTLMDLTINLSR, translated from the coding sequence GTGAGGCGCACGGCAGTGGCGGTCGGTGTTCTCCTCTTGGCCGGCTGCAGCACCACCGTCCCAGGCACGCCGAAGGCAGAGTCGTTCGACGGCAGCGCCGACTCGGAATTCACGAATCTGCTCACCGAGTGCGACGCCGTCGCCGACGATCGAATCGCCGACACGGTGGGCGGCGACGCCATCGAGCGCGGATTCTTCGGGGCCATCTGCCGGTGGGACGTGGCAGGCCCGAACGGCATCGTGAAGGTGACGTTCAACTGGTTCGAGAACGGTTCGTTGGATGCCGAACGGGACGCGAGCCAGCAAATGATGTACACGACGTCGGACATAACTGTGCAGGGCCGCAAGGCGATTCGCCAGCAGCCCCCTGACGATCCCGCATCCTGCGGGGTGACGGCCGGATCTCCGGACTCGGGTGTCGTCGGATGGTGGGTGCAGTACCTGCCAGGGTCGGGCCACCCCGATCCGTGCGAGGCCGCGACTACGTTGATGGATCTGACGATCAACCTGAGTCGATAG
- a CDS encoding DUF3558 domain-containing protein — MRATVVLGVALAALLVGCGSGDDASSARQSTSVDPGASGPFFGQCGSVNDEEVVRAFNVPAFTMITRNSVGCEWEVAGFTGPSVSFSWYRGSPIDRERSGSELIGRPADDIEIDGHPGFSAATKNYLCEVGVQFGKDFVHWSVTYGDQVPTADVCGVAEQLAELTVERAQ, encoded by the coding sequence ATGCGCGCGACGGTGGTTCTCGGGGTGGCCTTGGCCGCGCTGCTGGTCGGCTGCGGTTCGGGTGACGACGCCTCTTCGGCGCGCCAGTCCACATCGGTTGATCCAGGCGCGTCCGGTCCGTTTTTCGGGCAGTGCGGATCGGTGAACGACGAGGAAGTCGTCCGAGCCTTCAATGTCCCTGCATTCACGATGATCACCCGTAATTCTGTCGGGTGCGAATGGGAAGTCGCCGGATTCACCGGACCGTCGGTGAGCTTCTCGTGGTACCGGGGAAGCCCTATCGACCGGGAACGATCGGGCTCCGAACTCATCGGCCGACCCGCCGACGACATCGAGATCGACGGGCATCCTGGATTCTCCGCCGCGACCAAAAACTATCTGTGCGAAGTCGGCGTGCAGTTCGGGAAGGATTTCGTCCATTGGTCCGTTACTTACGGGGACCAAGTACCGACAGCCGATGTGTGCGGGGTCGCCGAGCAACTCGCGGAGCTGACCGTGGAGCGAGCCCAGTGA
- a CDS encoding antibiotic biosynthesis monooxygenase, whose protein sequence is MLTAPATAVSVFHREQDDAGFVSWVAELHRAAEHAPGFDSALVSTPDAASFAWAASVSFDTEEHLHAWLDSPERAGLLSQGDALGHHRISTDLLVVEGSAPSTGVGIIVHDVANGRQDEFLQTQQDLVELSSGFSGFEGAVLLGPGRPSDEILGDAASKWLSVLRFRTDRQLSAWMQSDVRTAALPELRKQLTGDFSVITHSTPFGSIVRVEDGKTQVTPDWKTAMLVLLVLYPTVMTLSRFVGPLLDDIGSPPWLSMWLSQILSVGLMTYFFMPAVTGWFRRWLDPIDGAPRKVSLVGALVVVVVYAVTLALFASIKWLQFWDYFD, encoded by the coding sequence ATGCTCACCGCGCCCGCCACAGCCGTCAGTGTCTTCCATCGGGAGCAGGACGACGCCGGATTCGTCTCGTGGGTTGCCGAGTTGCATCGAGCTGCCGAGCACGCACCCGGTTTCGACAGTGCACTCGTGTCGACTCCCGACGCCGCGTCCTTCGCGTGGGCGGCCTCGGTGTCCTTCGACACCGAGGAGCACCTGCATGCCTGGCTGGATTCCCCGGAACGCGCAGGTTTGCTCAGCCAGGGCGACGCACTCGGCCACCACCGGATCAGCACGGACCTTCTAGTCGTCGAGGGCAGCGCGCCGTCGACGGGCGTCGGGATCATCGTGCACGACGTCGCAAACGGTAGACAGGACGAGTTTCTGCAGACACAGCAGGACCTGGTCGAACTGAGCTCGGGATTCTCCGGTTTCGAAGGTGCGGTGCTTCTCGGGCCGGGGCGCCCGAGCGACGAAATTCTCGGCGACGCGGCGTCGAAGTGGCTGTCGGTCCTTCGATTCCGTACCGATCGCCAACTGTCGGCATGGATGCAGTCCGACGTCCGCACGGCCGCTCTGCCGGAACTGCGCAAGCAGCTCACCGGAGATTTCTCGGTGATCACCCACAGCACCCCTTTCGGCTCCATCGTTCGTGTCGAAGACGGCAAGACCCAGGTGACGCCGGACTGGAAAACGGCAATGCTCGTCCTGCTCGTCCTCTATCCGACCGTGATGACACTGTCGCGGTTCGTCGGACCGCTCCTCGACGACATCGGATCGCCGCCGTGGCTGTCGATGTGGCTCAGTCAGATCCTCAGCGTCGGGTTGATGACCTACTTCTTCATGCCCGCGGTGACCGGATGGTTCAGGCGGTGGCTGGATCCGATCGACGGCGCACCGCGGAAGGTCTCGTTGGTGGGGGCTCTCGTGGTGGTGGTGGTCTACGCGGTCACGCTGGCGTTGTTCGCGTCGATCAAGTGGTTGCAGTTCTGGGACTATTTCGACTAG
- a CDS encoding amidohydrolase family protein: MSQIHRGHIFHIAGSPTVTDAAAALVSIPDGALVVDDNGIITYVGEFDNAGSTPGSTVVDHRPGFLLPGFIDTHVHFPQTFAGDAYGGGQLLEWLNACIFPSESLLEDPEFASDAATAFCDRRIAAGTTQAMVFGSAFPHAQDSLFEETRRRGLRVVSGRGVQTTGPDSAHALITSEDDAVRLVSEEIEKWHGADTGDEKTALLHVAVVPRFSLSVTTETLKNLGELYDSVRDRGVYFHSHLNENDRPGTGEVATTKETYQVDSYLDTYDGKFLPGSKVGGKSFLGKRSILAHSVHCQDVELARMAETGTSISHCPTSQQFLGSGTMPWKRTVAAGVNIAIGSDYGGGDEFLLTRVLGDAFKVHISEAGDDGVSLHPAELLFTGTLAGARALDMENRIGNFDHGKEADFIVVDPAAWPPLGGLIERGVRSEEPDMARDQTLFALLMAMREPAITEVYVQGRRIDTI; this comes from the coding sequence GTGAGCCAGATACACCGGGGACATATCTTCCACATTGCTGGATCGCCGACGGTCACCGACGCTGCGGCTGCGCTGGTCTCGATTCCCGACGGCGCCCTCGTCGTCGACGACAACGGAATAATCACCTACGTGGGCGAGTTCGACAACGCGGGCTCCACTCCTGGTTCGACTGTCGTGGACCATCGTCCTGGTTTTCTTCTTCCCGGGTTCATCGATACCCACGTTCATTTTCCGCAGACGTTCGCAGGCGACGCCTACGGCGGCGGACAGTTGCTCGAATGGCTGAACGCCTGCATCTTTCCATCGGAGTCGCTGCTCGAGGATCCTGAATTCGCATCCGACGCCGCCACGGCGTTCTGTGATCGCCGAATCGCAGCGGGCACCACGCAGGCGATGGTCTTCGGGTCGGCCTTTCCCCATGCGCAGGACTCGTTGTTCGAAGAAACCCGGCGACGTGGCCTCCGCGTCGTCAGCGGCAGAGGCGTCCAGACCACCGGTCCCGACTCTGCCCATGCCCTGATCACCAGCGAGGACGACGCAGTCAGGCTCGTCTCGGAGGAGATCGAGAAGTGGCACGGCGCCGACACCGGTGACGAAAAGACAGCGCTGCTGCACGTTGCCGTCGTACCGCGGTTCTCGCTGTCGGTCACCACCGAGACACTGAAAAATCTCGGGGAGCTGTACGACTCCGTCCGCGACCGCGGGGTCTACTTCCACAGCCATCTCAACGAGAACGACCGACCGGGTACAGGCGAGGTTGCTACGACCAAGGAGACCTACCAGGTCGACTCGTACCTCGACACCTATGACGGCAAGTTCCTGCCCGGATCGAAGGTCGGCGGCAAGAGCTTCCTCGGAAAGCGCAGCATCCTCGCGCACTCCGTGCACTGTCAGGATGTCGAACTGGCCCGCATGGCCGAAACCGGAACGTCGATCTCGCACTGCCCCACGTCGCAGCAGTTTCTCGGCTCGGGAACCATGCCGTGGAAGCGGACCGTCGCGGCCGGCGTCAACATCGCCATCGGTTCCGATTACGGCGGCGGCGACGAGTTCCTGCTGACGAGAGTGCTCGGCGACGCCTTCAAAGTGCACATTTCGGAGGCAGGCGACGACGGTGTTTCCCTCCACCCGGCGGAACTACTGTTCACCGGTACCCTCGCCGGCGCCCGGGCCCTCGACATGGAGAACCGTATCGGCAACTTCGATCACGGCAAAGAGGCCGATTTCATCGTCGTCGACCCAGCTGCGTGGCCGCCTCTCGGCGGCTTGATCGAACGCGGCGTTCGATCGGAGGAACCTGACATGGCGCGGGATCAGACGTTGTTCGCACTGCTGATGGCCATGCGAGAGCCGGCGATCACCGAGGTGTACGTGCAGGGCCGACGCATCGACACGATCTGA
- a CDS encoding TetR/AcrR family transcriptional regulator: protein MVTAREPKQDRSRATRQRLLEATIASLADQGWGATTVGVVAEKAGVSRGATQHHFPTREDLITAALDYMFDTRMDDARRESVALPTGHARTEAVVERLVEYYTGSVFKAALQVWTAAAADPEMRARVLPLEDKFGRVAHRMAVEQLGVDDRDPQTHRLVQATLDLARGLGLADVLSDDSRRRSEIVRAWSGVLDSSLKMNSSSTMHKGEKTLVDG, encoded by the coding sequence ATGGTGACGGCGCGTGAACCGAAGCAAGATCGAAGTAGGGCCACGCGCCAGCGGCTCCTCGAAGCGACCATCGCCTCGCTGGCAGACCAGGGCTGGGGTGCGACGACCGTGGGTGTCGTCGCCGAGAAGGCCGGGGTCTCCCGCGGTGCAACACAGCACCATTTCCCGACGCGTGAGGACCTCATCACCGCGGCACTGGACTACATGTTCGACACCCGGATGGACGATGCCCGTCGCGAATCGGTCGCCCTGCCGACCGGCCATGCACGGACGGAGGCTGTCGTCGAACGGTTGGTCGAGTACTACACAGGCTCGGTGTTCAAGGCCGCACTCCAAGTGTGGACAGCCGCAGCGGCCGATCCGGAAATGCGGGCTCGGGTGTTGCCGTTGGAAGACAAATTCGGCCGGGTCGCACACCGGATGGCTGTCGAACAGCTCGGCGTCGACGACCGAGATCCCCAAACACACCGCCTCGTCCAGGCCACTCTCGACCTCGCTCGTGGTCTCGGCCTGGCCGATGTGCTGAGTGACGACTCACGCCGACGAAGCGAAATCGTTCGGGCGTGGTCGGGCGTGCTCGACTCCAGCTTGAAGATGAACTCGAGCTCGACGATGCACAAGGGTGAGAAAACCCTCGTCGACGGGTGA
- a CDS encoding enoyl-CoA hydratase family protein, whose amino-acid sequence MAVTRATDNAVTTLTLDTPHNRNALSTALVEELTAGLREASGDPDVRAIVLTHTGGTFCAGADLTEAGGSVEGRTAQMLGLLRAILETPKPVVAKIDGHVRAGGMGLVGACDVVVAGTKATFALTEVRLGLAPSIVSLTLLPRMNSRAASRYFLTGEKFGAHEAEAIGLISEASADPATTVEDILGSLRQGSPQGLAESKRLTTESILADFDARGTDLSDRSANLFASEEAREGMMSFLEKRPPSWATHGR is encoded by the coding sequence ATGGCAGTGACTCGGGCAACGGACAACGCCGTCACCACGCTCACTCTCGACACTCCGCACAACCGAAATGCCCTGTCGACGGCCCTCGTCGAGGAACTCACGGCGGGGCTGCGGGAGGCATCGGGCGACCCGGACGTGAGAGCAATCGTTCTCACCCACACCGGCGGAACGTTCTGTGCGGGGGCCGACCTGACCGAGGCCGGTGGATCGGTCGAAGGCCGAACCGCTCAGATGCTCGGACTTCTCCGGGCGATTCTCGAGACGCCGAAGCCGGTGGTCGCCAAGATCGACGGTCACGTGCGGGCGGGCGGTATGGGCCTGGTCGGGGCGTGCGACGTCGTTGTCGCCGGAACCAAGGCGACCTTCGCCCTGACCGAAGTGCGGCTCGGGCTCGCGCCGTCGATCGTGTCCTTGACGCTTCTTCCTCGCATGAACTCCCGGGCAGCGAGTCGCTACTTCCTCACCGGAGAGAAGTTCGGGGCCCACGAGGCCGAGGCGATCGGACTGATCAGCGAGGCGAGCGCAGACCCGGCCACGACCGTCGAGGACATTCTCGGATCGCTCAGGCAGGGGTCACCCCAGGGGCTGGCCGAGTCGAAGAGGCTCACCACCGAGTCGATCCTCGCCGACTTCGATGCGCGTGGAACCGACTTGTCGGACCGTTCTGCGAACCTGTTTGCATCCGAGGAAGCTCGAGAGGGGATGATGTCCTTTCTGGAGAAGCGGCCGCCCTCGTGGGCGACGCACGGTCGGTAG